In Devosia sp. XK-2, one DNA window encodes the following:
- a CDS encoding 23S rRNA (adenine(2030)-N(6))-methyltransferase RlmJ, with the protein MNYRHAFHAGNFADVVKHVILTRILAYLMKKDAAFRVIDTHAGLGIYDLFGDQAEKTGEWQDGIGRLIHVKPPTDVAQLLAPYLDAVRAQNPDGTLRYYPGSPFITRHMLREQDRLMAFELHPIDADRLKENFAGDFQTRVTQLDAWDIFGTHLPPKEKRGLVLVDPPFEEKGEFSRMVQSLEKGHKRWPGGTYAYWYPIKEPGEVDAYVKALKKTGIPKILRLELTIRAPSTPPRLHGTGMVVINPPFVLEQEMRVLLPFLAELLSDEGRGKWSVDWVAGE; encoded by the coding sequence ATGAACTATCGCCACGCCTTTCACGCCGGCAATTTCGCCGATGTGGTCAAGCACGTCATCCTGACCCGCATCCTCGCCTATCTCATGAAGAAGGACGCCGCCTTCCGGGTGATCGACACCCATGCGGGCCTTGGCATTTATGACCTTTTCGGCGACCAGGCCGAAAAGACCGGCGAATGGCAGGACGGGATCGGCCGGCTGATTCACGTGAAACCACCCACCGACGTGGCCCAACTGCTGGCGCCCTATCTCGACGCCGTCCGGGCGCAGAACCCGGACGGAACGCTGCGTTACTATCCCGGCTCGCCCTTCATCACCCGACACATGCTGCGCGAGCAGGACCGGCTGATGGCCTTCGAACTCCATCCGATCGATGCTGACCGGCTGAAAGAAAACTTTGCCGGCGATTTTCAGACCCGCGTGACCCAGCTCGACGCTTGGGACATTTTTGGCACCCATTTGCCGCCCAAGGAAAAGCGCGGCCTGGTGCTGGTCGACCCACCCTTTGAGGAAAAGGGCGAGTTTTCCCGCATGGTGCAAAGCCTCGAAAAAGGCCATAAACGCTGGCCGGGCGGCACCTATGCCTATTGGTATCCGATCAAGGAACCGGGCGAGGTCGATGCCTATGTCAAAGCGCTCAAAAAGACCGGCATCCCAAAAATCCTCAGGCTCGAACTGACCATCCGCGCGCCTTCGACGCCACCACGCCTGCACGGCACTGGCATGGTGGTGATCAACCCGCCTTTCGTGCTGGAACAGGAGATGCGCGTACTGCTGCCGTTTCTGGCGGAACTACTCAGCGACGAGGGGCGCGGCAAGTGGAGCGTCGATTGGGTGGCGGGGGAGTAA
- a CDS encoding YggT family protein: MRAVLDIILILLQLYWWVLLIMIIMSWLISFNVINTRNQFVATVWQVLNQLTEPVLRPIRRFMPNFSGLDLSPLIAFLLIFFIQSIIGYYLYPAVLRAGI; the protein is encoded by the coding sequence ATGCGCGCCGTTCTCGACATCATTCTGATCCTGCTCCAGCTCTATTGGTGGGTCCTGCTCATCATGATCATCATGAGCTGGTTGATCTCGTTCAATGTCATTAATACGCGCAATCAGTTCGTCGCCACGGTCTGGCAGGTGCTCAATCAGCTCACCGAACCGGTGCTCAGGCCCATTCGCCGCTTCATGCCCAATTTTTCCGGCCTCGATCTCAGCCCGCTGATTGCCTTCCTTCTGATCTTCTTCATCCAGTCGATCATCGGCTATTATCTCTACCCAGCGGTTCTCCGTGCCGGGATCTAG
- a CDS encoding VOC family protein, producing MKLKPKNVSIVFYVSDIARTEAFYAETLGLALERQEGAEPYWLQARIENGPDLIFFQMDARRGESPAIVFELEEGGIDDVVAGLALQGVNIVTPVSEAPGGWSADFLDPDGFGLGLWQSGDLPRSLK from the coding sequence ATGAAACTCAAGCCGAAAAATGTCAGCATCGTTTTCTATGTCAGCGATATTGCCCGCACCGAAGCCTTCTACGCCGAAACGTTGGGGCTCGCGCTTGAGCGCCAAGAGGGCGCCGAACCCTACTGGCTGCAGGCCCGTATCGAGAACGGCCCTGACCTCATTTTCTTTCAGATGGATGCAAGGCGGGGCGAAAGCCCGGCCATTGTCTTCGAACTCGAAGAGGGCGGGATTGACGATGTGGTGGCCGGCCTAGCCCTGCAGGGCGTCAATATCGTGACCCCGGTTTCCGAGGCGCCGGGCGGCTGGAGCGCCGATTTTCTGGATCCGGACGGCTTTGGTCTGGGGCTCTGGCAGTCCGGGGACTTGCCGCGATCGTTGAAGTAG
- a CDS encoding EAL domain-containing protein: MRADDADNLGEVAEKLLLDAALESIPYGFCVWSPQFRLVMWNKHYRDFYGFSEDAIHRGMTLEDVVHLSARLGNHPGEGPEAFYEHYTSQLLANRGGARHKAQEVVHGGRIIETAHVYSEQLGWVVTHEDVTDEIARSESQQKRKLELERQNIRLDAAVNNISIGLCMMDARGRLVICNEPYARIYNLPIQLLKPGTQLEDILAHLFDIGMSTGGTKEDYINWRRDVIARREYGKNIHELSNRTILMQHHPMKDGGWVSTHEDITEQRQAEARIQHLARHDALTDLPNRIEFLEQMARAEAALKRGEKAAVLYIDLDHFKAVNDTLGHAVGDEVIKQAAVRLWGTTRETDLLARLGGDEFALLLRPIDSIDQAAKVADRIVKAMRTPMNIGGQQIEIGVSVGIAVGPGDGITTDQLVKNADLALYKAKSEGRSTYHFFETGMDAELQQRRSIEAGLRLAMQRGELRLMYQPLLGLEENCVTCVEALLRWDHDDRTVSPAEFIPVAEETGLIVPIGEWVLHEACKTAAAWPADVRVAVNLSPVQFRHKDLVGQVRAALTEAQLEPTRLELEITESLLLADSESTISALHELRSMGVRISMDDFGTGYSSLSYLRSFPFDKIKIDRSFMRDLTSRVDSQAIIRAVIGLGQSLGMSTTAEGVETEEQLAMVREQGVSEVQGFLFSPPLQPSTLANLLHSETAKINVHRKAS, translated from the coding sequence ATGCGCGCGGATGATGCGGACAATCTGGGGGAAGTGGCTGAAAAGCTGCTGCTTGATGCAGCGCTGGAAAGCATTCCCTATGGCTTTTGCGTCTGGTCGCCCCAGTTCCGCCTCGTCATGTGGAACAAGCATTATCGCGACTTTTACGGATTTTCTGAGGATGCCATCCATCGCGGGATGACGCTGGAAGATGTGGTGCATCTGTCCGCGCGGCTGGGCAACCATCCCGGTGAGGGCCCCGAAGCCTTTTACGAACATTATACCAGCCAATTGCTGGCCAATCGCGGCGGTGCGCGCCACAAGGCCCAGGAAGTGGTGCATGGCGGGCGCATTATCGAGACGGCCCATGTCTATTCCGAGCAATTGGGTTGGGTGGTCACGCATGAGGACGTGACCGACGAGATCGCCCGATCCGAAAGCCAGCAGAAGCGTAAGCTGGAGCTGGAGCGGCAGAACATCCGGCTGGACGCTGCCGTCAACAATATCTCGATCGGCCTTTGCATGATGGATGCGCGCGGGCGGTTGGTGATCTGCAACGAGCCCTATGCGCGCATTTACAATCTGCCCATCCAATTGCTCAAGCCCGGCACCCAGCTCGAAGACATCCTTGCCCATCTGTTCGATATCGGTATGTCGACCGGCGGCACCAAGGAAGACTATATCAATTGGCGCCGCGACGTGATCGCCCGACGCGAATATGGCAAGAATATCCATGAGTTGAGCAACCGCACCATTCTGATGCAGCACCATCCCATGAAGGATGGCGGCTGGGTCTCCACCCATGAGGACATTACCGAGCAGCGCCAGGCCGAAGCGCGCATTCAGCATCTGGCGCGGCATGATGCCCTAACCGACCTGCCCAACCGGATCGAGTTTCTCGAACAGATGGCGCGGGCCGAAGCCGCGCTCAAACGCGGGGAAAAGGCCGCGGTGCTCTATATTGACCTTGATCATTTCAAGGCCGTCAACGACACGCTTGGTCATGCGGTGGGCGATGAGGTGATCAAGCAGGCCGCAGTGCGTCTATGGGGTACGACGCGGGAAACCGATCTCCTGGCCCGGCTGGGCGGCGACGAATTTGCCCTGCTGCTGCGGCCCATCGACAGCATCGATCAGGCGGCCAAGGTGGCGGACCGTATCGTCAAGGCCATGCGGACGCCGATGAATATTGGCGGGCAGCAGATCGAGATCGGCGTCTCGGTAGGTATTGCGGTCGGTCCGGGCGATGGCATTACCACCGACCAATTGGTCAAGAATGCCGACCTTGCCCTCTACAAGGCCAAGTCCGAGGGACGATCCACCTATCATTTCTTCGAAACCGGCATGGATGCGGAATTGCAGCAGCGCCGCTCCATCGAGGCCGGCCTGCGATTGGCCATGCAGCGCGGGGAATTGCGGCTGATGTACCAGCCGCTGCTCGGGCTGGAGGAAAACTGCGTCACCTGTGTCGAGGCGCTGCTGCGCTGGGATCACGACGACCGCACGGTCTCGCCGGCCGAGTTCATTCCGGTGGCCGAAGAAACCGGGTTGATCGTGCCCATCGGGGAGTGGGTGCTGCACGAGGCCTGCAAGACGGCCGCCGCCTGGCCGGCGGATGTGCGGGTGGCGGTCAATCTTTCGCCCGTCCAGTTCCGACACAAGGATCTGGTGGGGCAGGTCCGGGCTGCTTTGACCGAGGCGCAATTGGAGCCCACCCGGTTGGAGCTCGAAATCACCGAAAGCCTGCTTCTGGCCGATAGCGAGAGCACGATTAGCGCGCTGCATGAATTGCGCAGCATGGGCGTGCGTATTTCCATGGACGATTTTGGCACCGGCTATTCCTCCCTGAGCTATCTGCGCTCTTTCCCCTTCGACAAGATCAAGATTGACCGCTCCTTCATGCGCGACCTGACCAGCCGCGTGGACAGTCAGGCCATTATCAGGGCGGTGATCGGATTGGGGCAATCGCTGGGCATGTCGACCACAGCCGAGGGCGTGGAGACCGAAGAACAGCTGGCCATGGTGCGTGAGCAGGGGGTTTCGGAGGTGCAGGGCTTCCTGTTCTCTCCACCGCTGCAGCCCAGCACTCTGGCCAATCTCTTGCATTCGGAAACAGCCAAGATCAACGTCCACCGCAAAGCATCCTGA
- a CDS encoding DedA family protein, giving the protein MTEWIIQIITDLGYVGIFLVMLAESIFPPIPSELIIPFAGFAAANGDLNLAGVLATATLGAVVGMLPWYFVGRLFGLARVRWLADRYGRLMTMNAEEIDVAVAFFRRYGPIIVLFGRLMPIIRTLISIPAGLAAMPLPLFLLASTAGALVWNTFLTLAGYILHEHYELIEVVLDPLSYVVLAAVVLIYLFRVITWRPTRATD; this is encoded by the coding sequence ATGACCGAATGGATCATCCAGATCATCACCGATCTCGGCTATGTCGGCATATTCCTGGTCATGCTGGCGGAATCGATCTTTCCGCCCATTCCGTCCGAACTCATCATTCCCTTTGCCGGCTTTGCCGCCGCCAATGGCGATCTCAACCTGGCGGGTGTCCTCGCCACCGCGACCTTGGGCGCGGTCGTTGGCATGTTGCCCTGGTATTTCGTCGGCCGCCTTTTTGGGCTCGCGCGCGTGCGCTGGCTGGCGGACCGCTATGGACGGCTCATGACCATGAATGCGGAAGAAATCGACGTCGCGGTGGCGTTTTTCCGCCGCTACGGGCCCATTATCGTGTTGTTTGGCCGATTGATGCCCATTATTCGCACGCTGATTTCCATCCCCGCGGGGCTCGCCGCCATGCCGCTGCCGCTGTTCCTCCTGGCGTCGACCGCCGGCGCGCTGGTCTGGAACACCTTCCTCACCCTGGCCGGCTATATCCTGCATGAGCATTATGAGCTGATCGAGGTGGTGCTCGATCCGCTCAGCTATGTGGTGCTGGCGGCGGTGGTGCTGATCTATCTGTTCCGGGTGATCACCTGGCGGCCGACAAGGGCGACGGATTAG
- a CDS encoding Lrp/AsnC family transcriptional regulator, whose translation MPEMLDAIDRRILRALQRNGRMSNVELANAVGLSPSPCLRRVKLLEEKGVIDQYVAVLNGPKLGLGLTVFARIWFKTQDAETTHQFAETVRKFPEVAECYLTTGECDAIMRIVTTDLHAYWRFQSDYLMRIPSVQSVKTDVPMETIKAGRELPV comes from the coding sequence ATGCCAGAAATGCTCGACGCCATCGACCGCCGGATTTTGCGAGCATTGCAGCGCAATGGCCGCATGTCCAATGTGGAATTGGCCAATGCCGTGGGCCTGTCGCCCTCCCCCTGCCTGCGGCGCGTGAAGTTGCTCGAGGAAAAAGGCGTTATCGACCAGTATGTTGCGGTGCTCAACGGGCCCAAGCTCGGGCTCGGGCTCACGGTTTTTGCGCGCATCTGGTTCAAGACCCAGGACGCCGAAACCACCCACCAGTTTGCCGAGACTGTGCGAAAATTTCCCGAAGTGGCAGAGTGTTACCTCACCACCGGAGAATGCGACGCCATCATGCGGATCGTCACCACGGACCTGCACGCCTATTGGCGGTTTCAATCGGACTATCTAATGCGCATCCCGAGCGTGCAAAGCGTCAAGACCGATGTGCCCATGGAAACGATCAAGGCCGGACGCGAACTCCCGGTGTGA
- a CDS encoding VOC family protein: MVALVPELSVSDIAASRHFYCDLLGFSVRYAREEEGFAYLCLDGAEIMLDQIGIGRDWRTAELARPFGRGLNLQIEVVALEPILERLDAAGVQLFMPVETKSYRVDERDVLQRQFCVQDPDGYLLRFCERTLEP; the protein is encoded by the coding sequence ATGGTGGCGCTGGTCCCTGAGCTTTCGGTATCCGATATTGCCGCAAGTCGCCATTTTTATTGCGATCTGCTCGGTTTCTCGGTGCGCTACGCGCGGGAAGAAGAAGGCTTTGCCTATCTTTGTCTGGACGGCGCCGAGATCATGCTGGACCAGATCGGCATAGGCCGGGACTGGCGCACTGCCGAATTGGCGCGTCCGTTTGGCCGCGGGCTCAATCTGCAAATTGAGGTCGTGGCGCTGGAGCCGATCCTTGAACGCCTGGACGCTGCGGGTGTCCAGCTCTTCATGCCGGTTGAGACCAAATCCTATCGGGTCGATGAACGCGACGTCCTCCAGCGGCAATTCTGTGTGCAGGATCCGGATGGGTACCTGTTGCGGTTCTGCGAACGAACGCTCGAACCCTAG
- a CDS encoding transcriptional regulator produces the protein MRIELHASLLAIARREAGADHAEDLVQEAMVVAVEQGRIDLADAGTARWLGVVVRNKARMHMRAARRRARRESLWQAGQSAAPVDEVPVAEILAGLPPALRSLAALVLTGHNRREISYLLNLPDTALRQRVSALKRHLVAKGLAAPHELAGLHLDLAYGRIRDALLPALIRHGGRFASHDPDGHLFLLRRSQNPDRRQ, from the coding sequence ATGCGCATTGAGCTCCATGCCAGTCTGCTCGCCATAGCCCGTCGCGAAGCCGGTGCGGATCACGCCGAGGACCTTGTCCAGGAGGCCATGGTGGTGGCCGTGGAACAGGGCCGGATCGATCTTGCCGATGCCGGCACCGCACGCTGGCTTGGCGTGGTGGTGCGCAACAAGGCGCGCATGCATATGCGGGCCGCGCGGCGGCGCGCGCGTCGCGAAAGCCTTTGGCAAGCCGGGCAGAGCGCGGCACCGGTCGATGAGGTGCCCGTGGCCGAGATATTGGCGGGGTTACCCCCGGCGCTCCGAAGCCTCGCGGCGCTGGTTCTGACCGGACACAATAGGCGCGAGATCTCTTATCTGCTCAATCTGCCCGATACCGCCTTGCGGCAGCGTGTCTCTGCGCTCAAGCGCCATCTGGTGGCCAAGGGCCTGGCGGCGCCGCACGAATTGGCGGGGCTGCATCTGGACCTTGCCTATGGCCGCATTCGCGATGCTCTCCTGCCGGCCTTGATCCGCCATGGCGGCCGCTTTGCCAGCCATGACCCGGACGGACATTTATTTCTCCTGCGCCGCTCACAAAATCCAGACCGGCGGCAATAG
- the typA gene encoding translational GTPase TypA — translation MSLRNIAIIAHVDHGKTTLIDVLLKQSGSFRENERVEERAMDSNDIERERGITILAKVTSLMWKDTRINIVDTPGHADFGGEVERILSMVDGVVILVDAAEGPMPQTKFVLGKALAQGLRPIVAINKIDKSDERHLEVLDEVFDLFVALDATSEQLDFPVLYGSAKQGWMAEDPAGPKETLAPLLDKVVEHVPEPQVEEGAFRMLVTTIERNPFLGRILTGRIASGSVKAGDPIHTLNREGKEVEKGRVSKVLAFRGLERAPIDIGEAGDIVAIAGLETSTVADTICSPAVSEPITAKPIDPPTLSVTFRINDGPLAGREGDKVQSRVIRERLMREAEGNVAIRVTPGDDNDSFDVAGRGELQLAVLIENMRREGFELTIGRPKVLFKEENGVRMEPVEEVIIDVDDEFTGAVVQKLTERKGELTDMRPSGVGRTRIKLLVPTRALIGYQPELLSDTRGTAIFNRLFHSFVPYKGDLPGRRTGVLISNGTGQSVAYALWNLEDRGAMLIDAGVDIYEGMIIGEHNRENDLEVNALKGKQLTNIRTTSKDEAVRLTTPKKLTLEQSLGYIAEDEYVEVTPKSIRLRKIWLDPNDRKRMSRAAKSA, via the coding sequence ATGTCCCTGCGCAATATCGCCATCATCGCTCACGTTGACCATGGCAAGACCACGCTGATCGACGTGCTGCTCAAGCAGTCCGGTTCGTTCCGCGAGAATGAACGCGTCGAAGAACGCGCCATGGACAGCAATGATATCGAGCGCGAGCGCGGCATTACCATTCTGGCCAAAGTGACTTCGCTGATGTGGAAGGACACCCGCATCAATATCGTGGACACGCCCGGCCACGCCGACTTTGGCGGCGAAGTGGAGCGTATCCTGTCCATGGTCGATGGCGTGGTGATCCTGGTCGATGCGGCGGAAGGCCCCATGCCGCAGACCAAGTTCGTTCTCGGCAAGGCGCTGGCACAGGGCCTGAGGCCCATCGTTGCCATCAATAAGATCGACAAGTCCGACGAGCGGCATCTGGAAGTGCTCGATGAGGTCTTTGACCTGTTCGTCGCGCTCGATGCCACCTCCGAGCAGCTCGATTTTCCGGTGCTCTACGGCTCGGCCAAGCAGGGCTGGATGGCCGAAGACCCCGCCGGCCCCAAGGAAACCCTGGCGCCGCTGCTCGACAAGGTCGTGGAACATGTGCCCGAGCCGCAGGTGGAAGAGGGCGCTTTCCGCATGCTGGTTACCACCATCGAGCGCAATCCGTTCTTGGGCCGCATTCTGACCGGCCGCATTGCCTCTGGTTCGGTCAAGGCGGGCGACCCGATCCACACGCTCAATCGCGAGGGCAAGGAAGTGGAAAAGGGTCGTGTTTCCAAGGTTCTGGCTTTCCGCGGCCTTGAACGCGCGCCGATTGATATCGGCGAAGCGGGCGACATCGTCGCCATTGCAGGTCTGGAAACCTCGACCGTGGCCGACACTATCTGTTCGCCTGCGGTTTCCGAGCCGATTACCGCCAAGCCGATTGATCCGCCGACCCTCTCGGTGACTTTCCGCATCAATGACGGACCGTTGGCTGGCCGCGAGGGCGACAAGGTGCAGTCCCGCGTCATTCGCGAGCGGCTGATGCGCGAAGCCGAGGGCAATGTGGCCATCCGCGTCACGCCTGGCGACGACAATGACAGCTTTGACGTGGCCGGCCGTGGTGAATTGCAACTCGCCGTCCTGATTGAAAATATGCGCCGCGAAGGGTTCGAGCTGACCATTGGACGCCCCAAAGTGCTGTTCAAGGAAGAGAACGGCGTCCGCATGGAACCGGTCGAGGAAGTCATCATCGACGTGGATGACGAATTCACCGGCGCCGTGGTGCAGAAGCTCACCGAGCGCAAGGGCGAATTGACCGATATGCGTCCCTCCGGCGTTGGCCGTACCCGCATCAAGCTGCTGGTGCCCACCCGCGCGCTGATCGGCTACCAGCCCGAACTCCTTTCGGACACCCGCGGTACCGCCATCTTCAACCGCCTGTTCCACTCCTTTGTGCCCTATAAGGGCGACCTGCCGGGTCGTCGCACCGGTGTGCTGATCTCCAATGGCACGGGCCAGTCTGTGGCCTATGCCTTGTGGAACCTCGAAGATCGTGGCGCCATGCTGATCGATGCCGGCGTCGACATCTATGAAGGCATGATCATTGGCGAGCACAATCGAGAGAACGATCTCGAAGTGAACGCGCTCAAGGGCAAGCAGCTCACCAATATCCGCACCACCTCCAAGGACGAAGCGGTGCGCCTGACCACGCCGAAAAAGCTGACCCTGGAACAATCGCTGGGCTATATCGCCGAAGACGAATATGTCGAGGTGACGCCCAAATCGATCCGCCTGCGCAAGATCTGGCTCGATCCCAATGATCGCAAGCGCATGAGCCGCGCCGCCAAGTCGGCTTGA
- a CDS encoding LysE family translocator produces the protein MPVFVPDLPVLLAFALATVVLAITPGPDMALQMSRAINYGRAHGLAAMFGAMAGILVHTMLVAFGISILIIAAPPLFLALKIAGAIYLLWLAYQAVVHGGGLRLSEAARKTPTLRQSFMTGIGINLLNPKVVLFFVTFLPQFVDAHDPAATGKLIFLGLEFVALSIPLGIVTVLLAERLAALFRSSKWVEKALNWSFAAIFAAFAATILTAQARH, from the coding sequence ATGCCAGTGTTCGTCCCCGATCTGCCCGTCCTTCTCGCCTTCGCGCTGGCGACAGTGGTTCTTGCCATCACGCCGGGACCGGACATGGCCCTGCAGATGAGCCGTGCCATCAATTACGGACGGGCGCATGGCCTGGCCGCCATGTTCGGGGCCATGGCCGGCATATTGGTCCATACCATGCTGGTGGCCTTCGGCATTTCCATTCTGATCATCGCCGCCCCGCCCCTGTTCCTGGCGCTCAAGATCGCGGGCGCGATCTACCTCTTGTGGCTGGCCTATCAGGCGGTCGTGCATGGCGGCGGCTTGCGCCTTTCCGAAGCCGCCAGGAAGACGCCGACCCTGCGTCAGAGTTTTATGACCGGGATTGGCATCAACCTGCTCAATCCCAAGGTCGTTCTGTTTTTCGTGACCTTCCTGCCCCAATTCGTCGACGCCCATGACCCCGCCGCCACCGGCAAGCTGATTTTTCTCGGCCTCGAATTTGTGGCCCTTTCCATTCCGCTGGGTATCGTCACAGTGCTGCTGGCCGAGAGGCTGGCGGCCCTGTTTCGCTCTAGCAAGTGGGTGGAAAAGGCGCTCAACTGGAGCTTTGCCGCCATTTTTGCCGCCTTTGCGGCAACCATCCTGACGGCACAGGCGCGGCACTGA
- a CDS encoding argininosuccinate synthase has product MANDIKKVVLAYSGGLDTSIILKWLQETYNCEVVTFTADLGQGEELEPARKKAEMFGIKDIRIEDLREEFVADFVFPMFRANAMYEGLYLLGTSIARPLISKRLVEIAQETGADAISHGATGKGNDQVRFELTANALDPSIKVIAPWREWDLRSRTRLLEYAEANQIPIAKDKRGEAPFSVDANLLHTSSEGRVLEDPGVEAPDYVYQRTVDPEQAPDTPEYVKIGFEKGDAVSVNGVKLSPASLLEKLNELGGKHGVGRLDLVENRFVGMKSRGVYETPGGTVLWHAHRGIESITLDRGAAHLKDEIMPKYAELIYNGFWFSPEREMLQALIDKSQEFVAGEVTVKLYKGSANVVARTSPYSLYSEDLVTFEEGAVAYDHKDAEGFIRLNGLRLKTWAARNKKAKG; this is encoded by the coding sequence ATGGCAAATGACATCAAGAAGGTCGTCCTGGCCTATTCGGGCGGGCTGGACACCTCCATCATCCTGAAATGGCTGCAGGAAACCTATAATTGCGAGGTGGTGACCTTCACCGCCGATCTGGGCCAGGGCGAAGAGCTGGAGCCGGCGCGCAAAAAGGCGGAAATGTTCGGCATCAAGGACATCCGCATCGAGGATCTGCGCGAGGAATTCGTTGCCGATTTCGTCTTCCCGATGTTCCGCGCCAACGCCATGTATGAAGGCCTTTATCTGCTCGGCACCTCGATTGCCCGGCCGCTGATTTCCAAGCGGCTGGTGGAAATTGCCCAGGAAACCGGGGCCGACGCCATTTCCCATGGCGCTACGGGCAAGGGCAATGACCAGGTCCGTTTCGAATTGACGGCCAATGCGCTCGATCCCTCCATCAAGGTCATCGCGCCCTGGCGCGAATGGGATTTGCGCAGCCGCACAAGGCTGCTCGAATATGCCGAAGCCAACCAGATCCCGATCGCCAAGGACAAGCGCGGCGAAGCACCGTTCTCGGTCGATGCCAATCTGTTGCACACCTCGTCCGAGGGCCGCGTGCTCGAAGATCCGGGCGTCGAGGCTCCCGACTATGTCTATCAGCGCACCGTCGATCCCGAACAGGCGCCCGACACGCCTGAATATGTCAAAATCGGCTTTGAAAAGGGCGATGCCGTCTCGGTCAATGGCGTCAAGCTGTCGCCGGCAAGCCTGCTCGAAAAGCTCAACGAGTTGGGCGGCAAGCATGGTGTGGGGCGGCTCGACCTGGTCGAGAACCGCTTTGTGGGCATGAAGTCGCGCGGGGTCTATGAAACGCCCGGCGGCACAGTGCTTTGGCATGCCCATCGCGGCATTGAATCGATCACGCTCGATCGCGGCGCGGCCCATCTCAAGGACGAGATCATGCCCAAATATGCCGAGCTGATCTATAATGGCTTCTGGTTCTCGCCCGAGCGCGAAATGCTGCAGGCGCTGATCGACAAGAGCCAGGAATTCGTCGCCGGCGAAGTTACGGTCAAGCTCTATAAGGGCTCGGCCAATGTGGTGGCGCGCACTTCGCCCTATAGCCTTTATTCGGAAGACCTCGTCACTTTCGAAGAAGGTGCGGTCGCCTATGACCACAAGGATGCCGAAGGCTTTATCCGCCTCAATGGATTGCGGTTGAAGACCTGGGCCGCGCGCAACAAGAAGGCGAAGGGCTGA
- a CDS encoding DUF167 family protein — MADWPGFARPTDSGLTLYLRVTPNAGRDAIDGAESRDDGSVVLRVRVTAVPDKGRANAAVIALLAKALGVSKSSISLVSGETSRFKTLAIDRTSPDLLARLTALAG, encoded by the coding sequence TTGGCCGATTGGCCCGGTTTCGCGCGGCCCACCGATAGTGGCCTCACGCTTTATCTCCGCGTCACGCCCAATGCCGGGCGCGACGCGATTGACGGCGCCGAAAGTCGCGATGATGGTTCGGTGGTGCTGCGCGTCCGCGTTACCGCAGTGCCCGACAAGGGCCGCGCCAATGCCGCGGTCATCGCGCTTTTGGCCAAGGCGCTCGGCGTCTCCAAATCCTCGATCAGCCTGGTCAGCGGGGAAACCAGCCGCTTCAAGACGCTTGCCATTGACCGCACTTCTCCTGACCTGCTGGCGCGTCTGACGGCGCTTGCCGGCTAG